From the Thermovirga lienii DSM 17291 genome, one window contains:
- a CDS encoding transcriptional regulator, IclR family (PFAM: IclR helix-turn-helix domain; Bacterial transcriptional regulator~COGs: COG1414 Transcriptional regulator~InterPro IPR005471: IPR014757~KEGG: aco:Amico_1883 transcriptional regulator, IclR family~PFAM: Transcriptional regulator IclR ; regulatory protein IclR~SMART: regulatory protein IclR~SPTR: Transcriptional regulator, IclR family) — translation METLTKKMDHVEKITRVMEVLCRDRATYSLRELERLTGVPKSTLHRILTSLERQEWVYKDPASGSFRPGIRFFLLNNRAFFYQELIEKAQKQMEHLVRQTNKTCLMSVLEGSVGLCIHSVEPPHPVKYVAHKGMAIPLHAGASGKVLLAFCNEHIRNRILAEIIPPEVDKQKLLAQLEEIRRKGYASSREEWIPHAGDISAPIFDRRGNFVAQIGVAGLANSFEGQEEEIAEMVKEAARNIGSSL, via the coding sequence ATGGAGACTCTGACGAAAAAGATGGACCACGTTGAAAAGATAACCCGCGTCATGGAAGTGCTCTGCCGGGACAGGGCTACCTACAGCTTGAGGGAGTTGGAGCGGCTAACGGGGGTACCAAAGAGCACCCTACACCGTATTTTGACCTCCCTGGAAAGACAGGAATGGGTCTACAAGGACCCAGCAAGCGGAAGCTTCAGACCGGGCATACGATTTTTCCTTTTGAACAATCGCGCCTTTTTCTACCAGGAACTCATAGAGAAAGCCCAAAAACAAATGGAGCACCTCGTAAGGCAAACCAACAAAACCTGCCTCATGTCCGTCCTTGAGGGAAGCGTAGGGCTTTGCATTCACAGCGTTGAGCCTCCCCATCCAGTAAAGTACGTAGCCCACAAAGGAATGGCCATCCCGCTGCATGCTGGAGCATCAGGGAAGGTCCTGTTGGCCTTCTGTAACGAGCACATTAGAAATAGAATTCTCGCAGAAATCATCCCCCCTGAAGTTGACAAACAGAAACTCCTAGCACAGCTGGAGGAAATCCGCCGAAAAGGATATGCCTCAAGCCGGGAAGAATGGATACCCCACGCAGGAGACATAAGCGCCCCCATCTTCGACCGCAGGGGCAACTTCGTGGCTCAAATAGGCGTAGCTGGCCTTGCTAACAGCTTTGAAGGACAGGAAGAAGAAATAGCGGAAATGGTGAAGGAGGCAGCTCGAAACATAGGCTCCTCCCTTTGA
- a CDS encoding urocanate hydratase (PFAM: Urocanase~TIGRFAM: urocanate hydratase~COGs: COG2987 Urocanate hydratase~InterPro IPR000193~KEGG: aco:Amico_1886 urocanate hydratase~PFAM: Urocanase~PRIAM: Urocanate hydratase~SPTR: Urocanate hydratase;~TIGRFAM: urocanate hydratase) has product MDLNFLNGEAMTIKLDAELPEYPEFVPGIRRAPDRGWTLNQKETELALKNALRYVPEELHEKLAPEFMEELMTRGRIYAYRYRPAGRIWGKPIHEYKGKCLAGKAFQVMIDNNLDFEVALYPYELVTYGETGQVCQNWLQYRLIKKYLEELTDDTTLVIESGHPLGLFKSRPDAPRVIITNGLLVGMFDNPKDWHRGMQLGVTNYGQMTAGGWMYIGPQGIVHGTYNTILNAARQRLGVGPKDNLAGILFVSSGLGGMSGAQPKAVEIAGGVGIIAEVDPSRIETRRKQGWVTEVTDSCEKAFAMAKEALDQKRPLSIAYHGNVVDLLQYAVDNNIHIPLLSDQTSCHAPYEGGYCPVGLTFEERTRMLHENPEEYRRRVDETLRKHFELIKILTERGTYFFDYGNSFMKAVFDAGVKEICKNGKDTYDGFIWPSYVEDIMGPVLFDYGYGPFRWVCLSGDPEDLRKTDKAAMECIDPNRRAQDYDNWIWIRDAEKNKLVVGTQARILYQDAEGRLKIALKFNEMVRKGEIGPVMLGRDHHDVSGTDSPFRETSNIKDGSNITADMAVQCFAGNAARGMTLCALHNGGGVGIGKAINGGFGMLLDGSERVDEILKSAMMWDVLGGVARRAWGRCEHAMEVSREVNAKYKDSYHITLPYIPDDELVSKTVEEAIKKYKK; this is encoded by the coding sequence ATGGATTTGAATTTCCTAAACGGAGAAGCCATGACCATAAAACTGGACGCTGAACTTCCGGAGTACCCGGAGTTCGTACCTGGAATAAGAAGGGCACCCGATAGAGGTTGGACCCTTAACCAAAAGGAAACTGAGCTTGCCCTGAAGAACGCTCTCAGGTACGTACCCGAGGAACTCCATGAGAAACTGGCTCCTGAGTTCATGGAGGAGCTCATGACCAGGGGTAGGATCTATGCTTACAGATATCGTCCCGCAGGACGCATCTGGGGCAAACCCATTCACGAGTACAAAGGTAAGTGCCTGGCCGGCAAAGCCTTCCAGGTCATGATAGACAACAACCTGGACTTCGAAGTAGCCCTATATCCTTACGAACTGGTCACCTACGGAGAGACTGGACAAGTTTGCCAGAACTGGCTCCAGTACAGGCTGATCAAAAAATACCTGGAAGAACTGACCGATGACACCACTTTGGTCATAGAGAGCGGTCACCCGTTGGGCCTCTTTAAATCAAGGCCTGATGCGCCGAGGGTCATCATCACCAACGGCCTCCTGGTGGGCATGTTCGACAACCCCAAGGACTGGCACAGAGGCATGCAGCTTGGCGTAACGAACTACGGCCAGATGACTGCTGGCGGCTGGATGTACATCGGCCCCCAAGGAATAGTACACGGCACATACAACACCATCTTGAACGCCGCAAGGCAGCGCCTTGGAGTAGGCCCCAAGGATAACCTTGCCGGCATCCTCTTCGTTTCTTCTGGTCTCGGCGGCATGAGCGGCGCCCAGCCCAAAGCCGTTGAGATAGCAGGTGGCGTGGGCATTATCGCCGAAGTGGATCCCTCAAGAATAGAGACCAGAAGAAAGCAGGGATGGGTCACCGAGGTCACCGACAGCTGCGAGAAGGCCTTCGCAATGGCTAAGGAAGCCTTAGATCAGAAACGGCCTCTCTCCATAGCCTACCACGGCAACGTCGTAGACCTGTTGCAGTACGCGGTGGACAATAACATCCATATTCCTCTACTCTCTGACCAGACCTCCTGTCATGCTCCATACGAGGGTGGATACTGCCCAGTGGGCCTCACCTTCGAGGAAAGGACCAGGATGCTCCACGAAAATCCAGAGGAGTACCGCAGGAGAGTTGACGAAACCCTTAGAAAGCACTTCGAGCTGATAAAGATCCTGACCGAGCGGGGAACCTACTTCTTTGACTACGGCAACTCCTTCATGAAGGCCGTCTTCGACGCAGGGGTCAAGGAGATATGCAAGAACGGCAAGGACACCTACGATGGTTTCATCTGGCCTTCCTACGTGGAGGACATAATGGGACCAGTCCTTTTCGACTACGGCTACGGCCCATTCCGTTGGGTGTGCCTCAGCGGAGACCCAGAGGACCTGAGAAAGACCGACAAAGCTGCCATGGAGTGCATTGACCCCAACCGCAGAGCCCAGGATTACGACAACTGGATCTGGATCAGGGACGCTGAGAAGAACAAACTAGTCGTTGGAACCCAGGCAAGGATTCTCTATCAGGACGCAGAGGGAAGACTCAAGATAGCTCTCAAATTCAACGAAATGGTTAGAAAGGGCGAGATAGGCCCCGTCATGCTTGGAAGAGACCACCACGACGTTTCGGGCACCGACTCTCCCTTCAGGGAGACCTCCAACATCAAGGACGGAAGCAACATAACTGCCGACATGGCAGTCCAGTGCTTCGCAGGTAACGCAGCAAGGGGTATGACCTTGTGTGCTCTCCACAACGGAGGCGGAGTGGGCATAGGTAAAGCCATCAATGGCGGATTTGGCATGCTCCTTGACGGCTCAGAGCGGGTTGACGAGATACTGAAGTCCGCTATGATGTGGGACGTTCTCGGTGGCGTGGCCAGAAGAGCATGGGGGCGCTGCGAACACGCCATGGAAGTCAGCAGGGAAGTCAACGCCAAATACAAGGACAGCTACCACATAACCCTTCCCTACATCCCCGACGATGAGCTGGTATCCAAGACCGTAGAAGAAGCCATCAAAAAGTACAAGAAATAA
- a CDS encoding glutamate formiminotransferase (PFAM: Formiminotransferase domain, N-terminal subdomain; Formiminotransferase domain~TIGRFAM: glutamate formiminotransferase~COGs: COG3643 Glutamate formiminotransferase~InterPro IPR012886: IPR013802: IPR004227~KEGG: tai:Taci_0915 glutamate formiminotransferase~PFAM: Formiminotransferase domain protein; Formiminotransferase domain protein~PRIAM: Glutamate formimidoyltransferase~SPTR: Glutamate formiminotransferase;~TIGRFAM: glutamate formiminotransferase), with protein MAKQLIECVPNFSEGRRKDVIEAIVEPFKKQKGCYLFDYRADEDHNRLVVSLAGEPQPICDAVLEASRIAMQHIDMNTHQGAHPRIGAIDVIPFTPISNITMEECVELARKFGERYYNELKIPVYYYEEAALRPERTRLEVIRKGQYEALKEEVTNPERHPDVGEPKLHPTAGATVIGARKFLIAFNVNLNTTDVNIAKTIAKRVRASGGGFTAVKGIGLALEEKGLVQVSMNIVDYDKTAIYRVLEFIRMEAARWGVTINGTEVYGMIPAAALIQSAEYYLQIDDFDPSQVLELKLLELMREED; from the coding sequence ATGGCAAAACAGCTAATTGAGTGCGTACCAAATTTCAGTGAGGGAAGAAGAAAGGACGTAATCGAGGCAATCGTCGAACCTTTCAAGAAACAAAAAGGTTGCTACCTTTTTGACTACCGCGCTGACGAGGATCACAACAGACTCGTAGTCAGCCTCGCTGGCGAACCCCAGCCCATATGCGATGCAGTACTGGAAGCTTCAAGGATAGCCATGCAGCACATCGACATGAACACCCACCAGGGCGCCCACCCAAGGATCGGTGCCATAGACGTTATACCCTTCACACCTATAAGCAACATAACCATGGAAGAATGCGTTGAGTTGGCAAGAAAGTTCGGAGAGCGCTATTACAACGAACTGAAAATTCCCGTTTACTACTATGAAGAAGCGGCACTCAGACCCGAAAGGACCCGCCTGGAGGTCATCCGCAAAGGCCAGTACGAAGCTCTCAAGGAAGAAGTAACAAATCCAGAGCGTCATCCCGATGTGGGAGAGCCAAAGCTCCATCCAACCGCTGGAGCCACAGTTATAGGCGCCAGGAAGTTCCTCATAGCCTTCAACGTGAACTTGAACACCACCGACGTCAATATAGCAAAGACCATAGCAAAGAGGGTAAGAGCCTCAGGTGGCGGATTCACTGCAGTGAAAGGCATAGGCTTGGCCTTGGAGGAAAAGGGCCTGGTACAGGTCAGCATGAACATCGTTGACTACGACAAGACCGCCATCTACAGGGTATTGGAGTTCATCCGGATGGAGGCTGCAAGGTGGGGCGTAACCATAAACGGCACGGAAGTATACGGTATGATACCCGCCGCAGCGCTGATCCAGAGCGCCGAGTACTACTTGCAAATTGACGATTTCGATCCTTCCCAGGTCTTGGAGCTCAAACTCCTTGAGCTCATGAGAGAGGAAGATTAA
- a CDS encoding Glutamate formimidoyltransferase (PFAM: Formiminotransferase-cyclodeaminase~COGs: COG3404 Methenyl tetrahydrofolate cyclohydrolase~InterPro IPR007044~KEGG: tai:Taci_0913 formimidoyltetrahydrofolate cyclodeaminase~PFAM: Formiminotransferase-cyclodeaminase~PRIAM: Glutamate formimidoyltransferase~SPTR: Formiminotransferase-cyclodeaminase), with protein sequence MKLAELTVKAFTDELASSSPAPGGGSVAALAASLGSALSSMVGRLTVGKEKYKDNWESMEKVIESGDALKDRFLKLMEEDTEAFNDFMAAMKMPKDTEEQKAARSKAMQEGLKKAVQVPLETLKACKALAEIALTAAEKGNPNAITDAGTAALLAKAAGIAAAYNVRINLGSIKDEAFVSETNQVVKETLDNIFNLADQAGKIVEKALG encoded by the coding sequence ATGAAACTTGCAGAACTTACCGTAAAAGCCTTTACTGATGAACTTGCATCTTCCTCTCCTGCTCCAGGAGGAGGGAGCGTAGCTGCTTTGGCCGCCTCCTTGGGCTCTGCACTCTCATCCATGGTGGGCAGACTTACCGTAGGAAAGGAAAAGTACAAGGATAATTGGGAATCCATGGAGAAGGTAATAGAATCTGGAGACGCCCTCAAGGACCGTTTCCTAAAGCTCATGGAGGAAGACACTGAAGCTTTCAACGACTTCATGGCCGCCATGAAGATGCCCAAGGATACAGAAGAGCAAAAGGCCGCCAGAAGTAAGGCCATGCAGGAAGGGCTCAAGAAAGCAGTGCAAGTACCTCTGGAGACTTTGAAAGCTTGCAAAGCCCTGGCAGAGATAGCCCTCACTGCCGCTGAAAAAGGCAACCCCAACGCCATAACCGATGCCGGAACAGCAGCGCTTCTGGCCAAGGCCGCGGGAATAGCTGCAGCCTATAACGTCAGGATAAACCTCGGAAGCATCAAGGATGAGGCCTTCGTTTCAGAGACAAACCAAGTAGTGAAGGAGACCTTGGACAATATCTTCAATTTGGCCGACCAGGCAGGGAAAATCGTAGAGAAGGCCCTTGGATAA
- a CDS encoding cysteine synthase (PFAM: Pyridoxal-phosphate dependent enzyme~TIGRFAM: cysteine synthase A; cysteine synthases~COGs: COG0031 Cysteine synthase~InterPro IPR001926: IPR005856: IPR005859: IPR000634~KEGG: aco:Amico_0096 cysteine synthase~PFAM: Pyridoxal-5'-phosphate-dependent protein beta subunit~SPTR: Cysteine synthase A;~TIGRFAM: cysteine synthase; cysteine synthase A) produces the protein MKSLASLSLVKLIGRTPMHTITPVKNGAHILVKLEGNNIGGSIKDRAAWGMLHMAEKEGKLQEQTVIVEPTSGNTGIALAMLGSIMGLKVILTMPESMSEERRSILKAYGAELVLTKAEKGMKGAIEAATDILKSTPGAFMPDQFSNPGNPWAHAVSTAPEIIRDLNGMEPFAFVAGIGTGGTISGVGKALKSTFPSAKVIGVEPAKSAVLSGNAPGPHGIQGIGAGFIPKNLDLDVVDEIITVEDEQAFDMAKWLSKKEGLFCGVSSGANLWAAMKVAEKAPKGAVIVTIAPDRGDKYLSTPAYN, from the coding sequence ATGAAATCCCTAGCATCCCTATCTCTTGTCAAATTGATAGGCAGAACTCCCATGCACACCATAACCCCAGTCAAAAATGGGGCACACATACTCGTAAAGCTTGAAGGAAATAACATAGGAGGCTCCATAAAGGATAGAGCAGCCTGGGGCATGCTTCACATGGCTGAAAAGGAAGGAAAACTCCAAGAGCAGACGGTAATAGTGGAACCAACTAGTGGAAACACGGGCATAGCTCTCGCAATGCTTGGAAGCATCATGGGCCTTAAGGTCATACTCACCATGCCGGAATCCATGTCGGAAGAAAGGCGAAGCATCCTAAAAGCCTATGGAGCAGAACTTGTACTAACAAAAGCGGAAAAAGGCATGAAAGGAGCCATTGAAGCAGCCACAGATATACTAAAAAGCACCCCTGGAGCGTTCATGCCGGATCAGTTCTCAAATCCTGGCAACCCCTGGGCACACGCAGTGTCCACTGCTCCCGAGATAATAAGGGACCTAAATGGCATGGAACCTTTCGCCTTCGTCGCAGGCATAGGAACGGGAGGCACCATATCAGGCGTAGGCAAAGCACTGAAATCGACCTTTCCATCCGCAAAGGTAATCGGTGTGGAACCGGCCAAAAGCGCGGTGCTCTCCGGCAACGCTCCTGGACCCCACGGCATACAGGGAATAGGCGCAGGGTTCATTCCTAAGAACTTGGACCTTGATGTGGTGGACGAAATAATAACTGTCGAGGATGAGCAAGCCTTCGACATGGCCAAGTGGTTGAGCAAAAAGGAGGGGTTGTTCTGTGGAGTCTCTTCCGGAGCGAACCTTTGGGCAGCCATGAAGGTGGCAGAAAAGGCCCCAAAAGGTGCAGTGATTGTGACCATCGCTCCAGACAGAGGAGATAAGTACCTGAGCACTCCTGCTTACAATTGA
- a CDS encoding serine O-acetyltransferase (TIGRFAM: serine O-acetyltransferase~COGs: COG1045 Serine acetyltransferase~InterPro IPR001451: IPR005881~KEGG: dtu:Dtur_1260 serine O-acetyltransferase~SPTR: Serine O-acetyltransferase;~TIGRFAM: serine O-acetyltransferase) yields the protein MSFLKDIKADYKAIKDQDPAFRGGMLGFLEIILCYPGFHALLIHKVNHFMYQKLKLRILPRFISLIVRWLTGIEIHPGAQIAGGVFIDHGMGVVIGETAIVGKGVTIYQGVTLGATGNEKEFQRHPTIGDGTIIGSGARVLGNITIGKNCRIGANSVVLKDIPDNSTVIGIPARIVKINGIKTISSESDKEIMGKISRLQREIEVLKRQLKDIEKTKEIFTKRVVI from the coding sequence ATGAGTTTCTTAAAAGACATAAAAGCTGATTACAAGGCCATAAAGGACCAGGATCCCGCTTTCCGCGGCGGTATGCTGGGGTTTTTGGAAATAATTTTGTGCTACCCTGGCTTTCATGCCCTCTTGATCCACAAGGTGAACCACTTCATGTACCAAAAGCTTAAATTGAGGATCTTGCCTCGTTTCATAAGCCTTATAGTGCGGTGGCTTACGGGCATAGAGATCCACCCCGGTGCTCAAATAGCCGGAGGGGTCTTCATAGACCACGGCATGGGCGTCGTAATAGGCGAAACCGCAATAGTAGGGAAAGGAGTGACCATATATCAGGGAGTCACTCTGGGAGCTACCGGCAACGAGAAGGAGTTTCAAAGACACCCAACCATAGGGGACGGAACCATAATAGGAAGCGGCGCAAGGGTCTTGGGCAACATCACCATAGGCAAAAACTGCAGGATAGGAGCAAATAGCGTTGTCCTGAAGGATATCCCTGACAACAGCACCGTGATCGGAATCCCTGCCAGGATAGTAAAAATAAACGGCATAAAGACCATCTCGTCGGAATCTGACAAGGAGATTATGGGAAAGATCAGCAGGCTGCAAAGGGAGATAGAAGTCCTGAAGCGGCAGCTCAAGGATATAGAGAAAACGAAAGAAATTTTTACCAAAAGGGTGGTGATCTAA
- a CDS encoding Arginase/agmatinase/formiminoglutamase (PFAM: Arginase family~TIGRFAM: formimidoylglutamase~COGs: COG0010 Arginase/agmatinase/formimionoglutamate hydrolase arginase family~InterPro IPR006035~KEGG: tai:Taci_0232 arginase/agmatinase/formiminoglutamase~PFAM: Arginase/agmatinase/formiminoglutamase~SPTR: Arginase/agmatinase/formiminoglutamase) — protein sequence MVLFINPPAQEWFYSRHDPSDPRLGDLVKPSRGNVIEELREAHIAILGFPEDRGIVANGGKPGAALGPEHIRKAFYKLTPGFGKALMGLKIIDIGNIIPGPTLKESHSRLAEAVKTVVENGVFPIVLGGGHDLSFAGFCGLVEGLKLGQKELGAINVDCHLDVREYQKEITSGTPFRRALEELPNNALDPRAFVEFGIQEPYNSPYHYEWVKKQHVAVMTLNSIGNRPMEFFLEACRIASEGTKAVALSIDIDAARNHEAPGASASNPRGFKAPELERIAYIAGKTGKIRYLDITEMSPPLDEGGRTASLCAGILFWFCKGFSERAYLT from the coding sequence ATGGTACTTTTCATAAATCCACCTGCTCAAGAATGGTTCTACAGCCGCCATGACCCTTCAGACCCGAGGTTGGGAGACCTGGTCAAGCCCTCAAGAGGTAATGTCATTGAGGAGCTTAGGGAAGCTCATATTGCTATCCTAGGTTTTCCAGAGGACAGAGGAATAGTGGCAAACGGCGGAAAACCCGGAGCTGCCTTGGGACCAGAGCACATACGAAAAGCCTTTTACAAGCTCACCCCTGGCTTTGGGAAAGCCCTGATGGGCCTCAAAATAATAGACATAGGGAATATAATACCCGGCCCAACGCTGAAGGAAAGCCATTCAAGACTGGCAGAGGCCGTAAAGACCGTCGTGGAGAATGGGGTCTTCCCCATAGTCTTGGGAGGCGGCCATGACCTTTCGTTTGCTGGTTTTTGTGGTCTTGTAGAAGGTCTAAAATTAGGACAAAAGGAACTTGGAGCCATCAACGTGGACTGCCACTTGGACGTAAGAGAATACCAAAAGGAGATCACTAGTGGCACACCTTTCAGGAGGGCCTTGGAGGAATTGCCAAACAACGCCCTAGACCCCAGAGCTTTCGTCGAATTTGGAATACAGGAACCATACAACTCCCCTTATCACTACGAATGGGTAAAAAAACAACATGTAGCGGTCATGACCTTGAACAGCATAGGCAACAGGCCCATGGAGTTCTTTCTTGAGGCCTGCCGTATAGCAAGCGAAGGAACGAAAGCTGTAGCCCTCTCCATAGACATAGATGCGGCAAGAAACCATGAAGCACCTGGCGCCTCGGCCAGCAATCCCAGGGGATTCAAGGCTCCAGAGCTGGAGAGGATAGCTTACATCGCAGGGAAAACTGGAAAAATACGATACCTGGACATAACCGAAATGAGCCCCCCTTTGGATGAGGGAGGGAGAACGGCTTCATTGTGCGCAGGGATCCTATTCTGGTTCTGCAAGGGCTTTTCTGAAAGAGCTTATTTGACATAA
- a CDS encoding imidazolonepropionase (PFAM: Amidohydrolase family~TIGRFAM: imidazolonepropionase~COGs: COG1228 Imidazolonepropionase and related amidohydrolase~InterPro IPR006680: IPR005920~KEGG: aco:Amico_1885 imidazolonepropionase~PFAM: amidohydrolase~SPTR: Imidazolonepropionase;~TIGRFAM: imidazolonepropionase), whose protein sequence is MLTTLFRNAAIYTPVDEGKPLAGKLQGHVRSWERGALLCDKGIITAVGSEEDVLAKAKDMEVDMEVDCQGACMIPGFVDPHTHICFAERREKEFSMRLAGASYLDILKAGGGILSSVRSVRNAKEEELLSTTLDNVLTALSFGTTSMEIKSGYGLDTETELKMLRVIERVGKETPLDVIATFMGAHAIPEEYKSNPEEYVKLLIDEMIPAASKQGIAQYCDVFCEEGVFSVEQSRRILEAARNRGFKLKIHADEVHDLGGAGLAAELETASAEHLLAANEENLKAMAEKGVIADLLPATAYSLKKPYAKARKMIELGVPVALATDCNPGSSYTESMPFVFGLAVLNMDMTVEEALVASTLNAAYSIGLNHKVGSLEVGKQADFLLLDGETPAILAYHAGVSPVVEVYKKGIHVA, encoded by the coding sequence ATGCTTACTACCCTCTTTCGCAACGCTGCCATATATACGCCTGTGGACGAAGGCAAACCCTTGGCAGGAAAGCTCCAAGGGCATGTAAGGTCCTGGGAAAGGGGCGCTCTGCTATGCGATAAGGGAATCATCACTGCAGTAGGATCTGAGGAGGATGTCCTTGCAAAGGCAAAGGACATGGAGGTGGATATGGAAGTAGACTGCCAGGGCGCTTGCATGATACCTGGTTTCGTAGATCCCCATACCCACATATGCTTTGCGGAGCGAAGAGAGAAAGAGTTCTCCATGCGCCTTGCGGGAGCATCGTACCTCGACATCCTTAAAGCTGGAGGCGGCATACTCTCATCGGTGAGATCGGTAAGAAATGCCAAAGAAGAAGAGCTCTTGTCCACAACGCTGGACAACGTGCTCACAGCCCTGAGCTTCGGCACCACATCCATGGAGATTAAAAGCGGATATGGCCTAGATACCGAAACAGAACTCAAAATGCTCAGGGTGATAGAGAGGGTAGGCAAAGAAACACCTCTGGACGTGATAGCAACCTTCATGGGGGCTCACGCTATACCCGAAGAATACAAATCGAACCCTGAAGAGTACGTGAAGCTGTTAATAGATGAAATGATACCTGCTGCCTCAAAGCAGGGTATAGCTCAATACTGCGACGTTTTTTGCGAAGAAGGCGTTTTCTCTGTAGAACAGAGCAGAAGGATACTAGAAGCCGCTAGAAACAGGGGATTCAAACTGAAAATCCATGCCGATGAAGTCCACGACCTTGGCGGAGCAGGCCTTGCAGCGGAGCTTGAAACCGCTTCGGCAGAACATCTTTTGGCGGCAAACGAGGAAAACCTCAAGGCCATGGCCGAAAAGGGCGTAATAGCCGACCTTTTGCCTGCGACAGCATACAGCCTGAAGAAACCCTACGCGAAGGCCAGAAAGATGATAGAACTGGGAGTTCCAGTGGCATTGGCGACAGATTGTAACCCAGGCTCAAGCTACACTGAATCTATGCCCTTCGTCTTCGGCCTCGCCGTCCTGAACATGGACATGACAGTAGAGGAAGCGCTAGTAGCATCCACCCTTAACGCTGCCTACTCCATCGGCCTAAACCACAAGGTAGGGAGCCTGGAGGTAGGAAAACAAGCGGACTTCCTGCTCCTCGACGGGGAAACTCCCGCGATCCTGGCATATCACGCCGGCGTTTCTCCCGTAGTGGAGGTTTACAAAAAAGGCATTCACGTAGCCTAG